The Diospyros lotus cultivar Yz01 chromosome 11, ASM1463336v1, whole genome shotgun sequence region GAACTAATTATTAACTTTCTTGGTTTGACCGatcagtttttagtttttacaaCATTGTCAATGGTTTGatattattaagtataaatcaattttaaaattataattataacattaCAATGCAACAAATTATTGCTTATTAATGAAATTGTCTgtttattatcaataaatttaggattcatattttattatttatattgatattaatgtaaagataattttaatttaaatagaatatgtttgatattttcttttctactgGAAAATAGGAGGAACACCCCCATGTTTCAGTTGaagaaaacagtaaaaaaatttcttaaaagtttagtataaattttatccattttgaattttctactTTTATCTGaacattttttatgtgagaacttttcaatttcctattttctataaaaagaaattttagacGACAGCCTTGTTTTCCGTTCCTTAACGGAAAACCTATCCAGAACATAAAATTTCTTCAATATGTTTCCATCACATTGCTCTCCCAAAAGGATTTTAAATCATGTGTAATGTGATCTGTTACATTTCGCATGAAATATTATCTccattgattttgatttagagGCACACAAAACACTGCTgcataattttatcttaaaaatgaCCCAAATGGGTAAAGAGAGTGACCTTGTAAGTCAACTCCTTGTTGATCTCATCTCGATGCCAAATTCTTACTCTCaaataggggtgtgcaatcggttataactTAACCGAACCGTTCAAAAATttttaaccgaaccgaattgtCTCTAATAACCAAACTGAACCGACCGATAATCCTAGTATAACCGAACTAAGCGAGATCGAAATAACTAAAGAATAAAAtgcaataaccgaaccgaattgaTAATAGCCGAACATAAAACCAAAACGATTTTCCAAGTCCCCAgtcaaaatttccaaaacaaatgaacaagaataaaaaatagccaGAGAGTTTCCCAATCAGAATTTTCTAGAACAAGTGAACAAAAATCACTGAATCAGAAGATATACGCATACCTTTGAGTCTTTGACGCAAGAGTTGACGAGTTTCGAAGCACACGTCGCCGATTGCCCCTCTGCCACTTCGACAGTCGCCATTGCTAGCATCGTCGCCATGGCCTAGATCTTGGAATAGCCCTCGTCGATTGTCCAAgcacaagaaaaagaagaaacgaAGGCGAGGGATGGTGCGGTGAGGGTTAGGGTTCGATTCGATCGGGTGTGGGTTTCGTGTTTTGAGGCCACCGGAATCAATCTCGTAGTCTCGCCTACAAGTGggagggtgggggggggggggggggggagggagagagagagagaaaagaggggTGCGGTTATGCCTTCAACAACACATGAACTCGCTGCTCGCAGGCGAgggtggggggagggggggagaaagagagagagaagggggaagAGTACGAGTGTCAGTCGGGTTAGGTGTGGCCCATGTGGGTTCCGTGTTTGGGGAAGGGGGGCAACTCACGATTCACGGttagggagggggggggggtcaaCACACGATTAGTTCGGTCACCGAACTGaccgaaaatttaaaatattgtaaactgaaccgaaccgttttataaaaaaatcgaatcaaagTAAtcgaattaaataattttttcaaaaaaactgaaccgaaccaACCAATTTGGTCGATTCAGTTCGGTTTATCCGAACTTCTGCTCACCCCTACCCTCAAAACAATATTTATCCACAATCCTCAAACGAAGAAGAACCGGAGAAGTAAACCACCAGCACGCTGGCATTACCGAAGCAACTCTGTGTTACGGAGGGCCAAAAGCCATTTGTAGAATCCtataatataaatgtaaacCATTCTGTTTGGGGGGAAAGAAAaaaggttttggttttgatttgaaCACAACCTAaggaaacaaaatttaaaacaacaaaTACGTAACATGAACAAGGACTAGTGTGTAACATTCTTGGGGAGGTTGCGGATGACATTACTTTTCATGCCAATCTTAGAACGCATAGCCTCCACCCCTGATCGGTTTATCTCCTTCAAGATCTTCATTCTGATCGTTCGCTCCTTCGACTGCACAGTTGCCAATCCCATACTGCGATACCTGAACATGACAAACATAACTTCACTGTCGGTACTACACTGTTACAGCCACCCCacataataagataaaagacTTTATATATTGTTACTGGACAATTACATTTGCCtcatttctattttctcttttttctttttgtctataTGCCAATGCATACGGCTCTTAAACCACCCCAGCCCACCTCGGCAAGAGGTCATGGCCGGAAGGGAAGGATAAGGTTGCACTTGCACATGAAATTGCCTATGGGACAAGGATGTTTCTAGGTGTTTTTCCTTTGGGTGCTTCTAAAGGAGGGAAATAGAAGACAAACCTTGAAGTCAATGAAGCTGTAATGGCATAGCCATTTGTTGGTGATGGGCGAGGTTTTTGACGGTAATAGCGTAAATATTCCCGAGATCCTATTGTCTTAGTTGAAGTTCCACTCTTAGTACTCCGGGTTATGATGAGTTCAGAACCACCACTTCCAAGTTCAACCATGTTTCTCATGTCATCAGATGCAACCAGCTGCTTCTCATCAGTATTCACATAACTATAACAAAGAAACAATTGATCTTTGATATTAAGATATAGCACCACTGGTTGTTATATAATCCAACTTAAATGGAAAGAGAAGGTGAAAATGTGGTCAGCAGCAAAAATTGGATTACTcgaatcatagaaaaatacgagggggaaaagaaaaaagataaacaaaaggaGAAACCTGCTGCTGTAATCATAAAATTCTTCTAACTCTGCTTCATCATCATCCCCACCATCGCCATAGTGCACTTTGCAATGACTTTTTGCCTCCATATGTTTTCTTACTGCTTCCAAGCTGTTGAAAGGATTACGCCTTTCATTGCAGTACAAACACGAGAAATCCCTTCTCACCTGACAACGGAAGTGAGACCTCAATTGTTGTTTGCAAGTAAAATATAGAACAAATGGTCATATcaaacataaataaaacaatttcaGACTGAGGAAATAAGCTCATGCATCTTGTTTACCTTAAGACCAAGGTAAGTAAGAAGGCCTCCTGGATCTTTCAGATACTCCACATCAGGTATGAAGAAGCCATGCTGCTTGTGCATGTGAACTAAACAACTTTCGATTGTATTATGTTCTAAATCACACATAAAGCAGCATGTTGGGTCCAAGTCAATGTCATCCATGTCAACATCACTAGCATCACCTTTCATGTTCATATGGGATAACTCTTCAGCTTCATCAACCAAATCTTCCTCTGGATCGACCTCCTCCCACTCATCAGTTTCATcgctttcttcttcatcttgatCTCTTTGTTGGGGAGGTTTATCAACAACACGGGGTGCTAGGGGCTTGATTATTGTGCTGGCACCATCTTCAGTCATTCCTTGGGAAACTCGCACTATGTGGGCTCGTGATTTTAGGTGCTGAGCATGAGCCTTGGAACTTCTATATCCCTTTCCGCAAAGACCACAACTGTACAGCATTGGAGTCTTGCTAGACTTCTCTGTCTCCTCAGCAAGTGCGGACTGCCTAGATAGAAAGAGCACTTCTGTCACCCCTGGAACTCCAGCAACCTAATTGAcaacatagatatatataaaaacaaaaagagagagaaagttttaaaaatacaGCCAAAAACAACTAGGCCACAATAAAATACTATAACACAACACTAATTGTATTTTCCTTCCTATTCAAGCATTTAATATCCTTTTGCAGACCTCCAAAATTTGCTTCCACTTACTCACAATCACTTGTTTAACAACTATCATAGCAAATAAAACAGTAAAATTGgcacatatatttacaaatgcAGATATTTACAGTGTggcaacaaaatatatttaacatcaaTAATACCAGAAACCTACAATATATTTACAATGGCAGAGGGGGtcactaaaaccaaaacaaagaagaatCTTAGTACACTACAAACATTGCTTGACGTTTTGAAATAACAGTTGTTACCATCAGAGTTGAGAGGTGCACATGGAAGCCATTACGTGACAATACAAGCTCTTAAATCTAAATGGCATTTTAATTATAACTTATACAATGTTGTGCTGTTTTAGGGCCCATTTGGTTGAACTTCTGTTTTCAGTTCTCATTTTCGTTATTTTAAATCTATGCAAATCTCTTTCTTCAGCTTTCTAATAATAGTAATAGGAACAGCAACAAGCATGAAATGGGCTTGATCCCAAAGAAGTTTGATGTGCTTCCTACTAGGCATAACACTCCCCTCCCCTTCCTTTTCCAGGGGATGGGTGGGGCAGAGAGGTATTGTCTCATCCAACCAACCAGCCAGCCAATCTCTTTAGAGACTCAAGATTGCCCTGCCCCATGCAGCTTTTAACTTAGAAGAGCCAGCAAATGCTTTGATAACAACACAACCAAAATGGAAGCTAACCACTCTATGTCCACCACCTCCCAACTGAGGCAATCTCATACATGCCTAGATTCAACTCAAAGCTTTAAAATCTATGTTACATGGACACAAGAATCATGATTGACTATATGTCTAAGTACCAGATTCAACTAATATTGAAGCACAAGTGCTCAAGGACACCgctatttttcatgtttttaaataactagttttaattattcaaataattaatacattataACCTGTCCCAGTGTTTTCTTTATGCATAACACAACTGTCTTaatgcataaaagataaaatctgAAAGGTTATGTCCTGCTTTGGTCCTGTCCTGCTTTGGTCCAACACTCAATTATAGAATTGAACCAACTTACTTGAATCCATAAGTGCACAGGAACAGTTTACGTTAAAacatttccatttaatttataaCAACCTGGCAAAGTCAATTAGTCAGGCCTTTCACTACAGGAAGCTCTATCTCAATTAGTAAATGAGGGGACGACAACAAAGAGATGGAAAGAGTACTTAAAATTATTCATTGAAGGTAAGTACTTATTCATTGAAGGTGTAGAAACAAGTGTATGTGTgtgtccaaatgaaataaagcaaACATTGAAAAAGATGAATAATATGAAACAGTTGGACAAGATAATATACCGATAGTATGGAAATGCAGGGGAGAATACAACATTTtgtatgaaattatttaatgtgatccttaaataaaaaaagatgcaaaTGAGAGGAGGAAgatgtcatgaccccaagggcatATTAGTAATGGTAGATTACATATATTGTTCGGTGTTGTACTTTACTGCTTTGCTAGTTTGTACATTTACctagaaagcctataaataggctgtaaCCTAGAGAAGTAGTCATACTggtgaatgataattgaatgttgtttctctctcaacttctttaatgtctctcccaattCCCTCTGATTCTCTCCCTATCTCTATTCTGTCCGAATCCTCCCTCATTTCTGTCtatttctccctccatttctgtcCTAATTCTCCCttgatttcttccaaattcctattcaaaccctaggaaaaccCTAGGTTGTGACAGAAGAGAACTTTGGAGCctatttacaagaataaaggGGATGTATATCATGTATTTTTAGGTAATAATGTTTAACATAATATCTCATAATTATACATCAAATGTCATGTTAGAATAATTGCACACCATCTATCTTGTTAGAATTTTACCCTAGACCCGTTACAACTTTAAGGTTAGGAGGGTGCAAAAAGCATCCAAAACTCTAAAAGGAAGCCCCTTCCCACACCCATTTTACTATTTTGGAAATCAATATGgtaccaaaataataaaaaaataatatatctatagttaccaaataaattcattattgtataATTCTTAGATGATGAACATGGGTGCGTGTGACAACCAACCTAAAAGCAATGGAAAGGTTGTGTATATTGCAAAGTGAGGAATCTTGCGAGTTAAGGGCGACCCTTTTTTATGCTTATGTACGGGTTGATAATGTACCCAATGTGGTGTTATTTCAATATTACCCTCTAGTTAAAAGGTTAAAGCATTCTATTTGTCTAGAACAATATAAACAAGCACAAGGTTTGTTTTTGTCATCTTGTTATGCAATTACTTGGAATCTTATTCCTTTTCCATTCACGATTAATCAATGTGAAGATATTCTCCTACCATAGAAGGGTGCACTCTCCATCTAATCACAAATTATTA contains the following coding sequences:
- the LOC127813688 gene encoding cytoplasmic 60S subunit biogenesis factor REI1 homolog 1; amino-acid sequence: MSQMPGLSCNACNKEFADESEQKLHYKSDWHRYNLKRKVAGVPGVTEVLFLSRQSALAEETEKSSKTPMLYSCGLCGKGYRSSKAHAQHLKSRAHIVRVSQGMTEDGASTIIKPLAPRVVDKPPQQRDQDEEESDETDEWEEVDPEEDLVDEAEELSHMNMKGDASDVDMDDIDLDPTCCFMCDLEHNTIESCLVHMHKQHGFFIPDVEYLKDPGGLLTYLGLKVRRDFSCLYCNERRNPFNSLEAVRKHMEAKSHCKVHYGDGGDDDEAELEEFYDYSSSYVNTDEKQLVASDDMRNMVELGSGGSELIITRSTKSGTSTKTIGSREYLRYYRQKPRPSPTNGYAITASLTSRYRSMGLATVQSKERTIRMKILKEINRSGVEAMRSKIGMKSNVIRNLPKNVTH